A genomic region of Rhodohalobacter sp. SW132 contains the following coding sequences:
- a CDS encoding phage replication initiation protein, NGO0469 family produces the protein MTLIINEKSTKTDLAPSGLQPAVCVDCRDLGIIETKFGDKQMVLLVFELAATNEHGDRYLLQKRYTKSLHEKSNLRKDLERWRGQPFKKETLSRGFNIQKVVGVPAMIYVEHRKTDRGTWAHVESLLPAPDLQLEPSGRYERASESLQES, from the coding sequence ATGACACTAATCATAAATGAAAAATCAACCAAAACCGACCTGGCCCCAAGTGGGCTTCAACCTGCCGTCTGCGTGGATTGTAGGGATTTAGGAATAATCGAGACCAAATTCGGTGATAAGCAGATGGTTCTGCTGGTCTTCGAACTAGCTGCCACTAATGAACATGGCGACCGGTATCTCCTGCAGAAGAGATATACCAAATCGCTTCATGAAAAATCGAACTTAAGAAAGGATCTGGAGCGCTGGCGGGGCCAACCATTCAAAAAAGAAACGTTGTCCCGTGGGTTCAATATACAGAAGGTGGTAGGTGTACCAGCCATGATCTACGTCGAGCACCGGAAAACAGACCGTGGCACCTGGGCTCACGTAGAAAGCCTATTACCGGCGCCGGACCTTCAGCTGGAGCCATCCGGTAGGTACGAGCGGGCCAGTGAATCTCTTCAGGAATCATAA
- a CDS encoding YqaJ viral recombinase family protein: protein MNSISTKDLSLGEWRKLRGNFIGGSDSASVLGKSKYKSPYMVWLEKTQNVSFFKGNAFSNFGTLFEPIVRDHFRKSMNLEVTEPAEMFIHPEYPMLSGNVDGLIHGEGNLGLGVLEIKCSTTNRISPHELAQNIPIEWYTQLMHYMGILDVGYGFLQVYYRDICEFADPVFVERDDELIKANNRRLSQWWKTFVEGNTPPLPSTTEDLLIKHPDSHESHIEASVHIRQRYNMLLSLKERIAGLNEMKTSIEFDLKQYCGDHQVITADGKPILTWKSSTRRSFNSKQFRKDYPELYARYQTETQTRTLRLKQDKL from the coding sequence ATGAATAGCATATCAACAAAAGACCTCTCGTTGGGCGAATGGCGCAAATTGAGGGGGAATTTTATCGGAGGAAGTGACTCAGCCAGTGTTTTGGGAAAATCAAAATACAAAAGTCCATATATGGTCTGGCTGGAAAAGACTCAGAACGTCAGCTTCTTCAAGGGGAATGCGTTTTCCAATTTCGGGACACTTTTCGAACCAATCGTAAGGGACCACTTCAGGAAATCGATGAACCTGGAAGTCACAGAACCTGCCGAGATGTTCATCCACCCGGAGTATCCCATGCTGTCTGGCAATGTCGATGGCTTGATCCATGGCGAAGGCAACCTTGGATTGGGAGTCCTTGAGATAAAGTGTTCGACCACAAACAGAATTTCACCTCATGAGTTGGCGCAAAATATACCTATCGAATGGTATACTCAGCTGATGCACTACATGGGCATTCTGGATGTAGGGTACGGCTTCTTGCAGGTCTACTACAGAGACATATGTGAGTTTGCAGACCCTGTGTTTGTCGAGCGAGATGACGAGCTTATTAAGGCAAATAACCGGCGCCTGAGCCAGTGGTGGAAAACATTTGTGGAAGGCAATACGCCCCCTCTACCATCAACGACCGAAGACCTGCTCATTAAGCACCCAGACTCTCATGAGTCACACATAGAAGCGTCCGTGCATATTCGCCAGCGGTATAATATGCTACTGAGTTTGAAAGAGCGCATTGCGGGATTGAACGAAATGAAGACCTCCATCGAGTTCGATCTTAAGCAGTACTGCGGTGATCACCAGGTTATAACTGCGGACGGCAAGCCCATCCTCACGTGGAAGTCCTCCACCCGGCGGAGTTTCAACTCCAAACAGTTCCGAAAAGATTATCCGGAATTGTATGCCAGATATCAAACCGAAACCCAAACCAGAACCTTAAGACTAAAACAGGATAAACTATGA
- a CDS encoding DUF932 domain-containing protein, with translation MPELLTQCGSERCNLEQLLAIPEPEQTETYTPLNHYDFAVNVKTLASNMLRDFTFAKEAYALSASGNKMFGVLSYASKSTSDDDPLRLSIGIRNSLDKSLAAGVAVGTSVIVCDNLMFKGDVTVLRKHSGNMHEELMDQVVTAIYKSQHQYSQLCFDAARMMEITLDKRSSYEYLGILTGEGILSPTQSTKAFKELDNPSHPEFEKSSLWSTYNACTEALKSTPPQSMVRNHSRLHALTEDLYLN, from the coding sequence ATGCCTGAACTACTCACACAATGTGGATCCGAGCGCTGCAACTTAGAGCAGCTGCTTGCGATCCCTGAACCCGAGCAGACCGAGACCTATACGCCGCTGAATCATTACGACTTTGCCGTCAACGTGAAGACCTTGGCCTCCAATATGCTCCGGGACTTTACATTTGCTAAGGAGGCCTACGCCCTTAGCGCCAGTGGCAACAAAATGTTTGGCGTGCTGTCCTATGCCAGCAAATCAACATCAGATGATGATCCTTTGCGCCTTTCAATCGGTATCAGAAATTCGCTGGATAAATCTTTAGCCGCTGGCGTAGCTGTAGGGACCTCGGTTATCGTCTGTGATAATCTCATGTTCAAAGGTGATGTCACGGTCCTGAGAAAGCACTCGGGAAACATGCATGAAGAGCTAATGGACCAGGTTGTTACAGCGATCTATAAATCTCAGCATCAATACAGCCAGCTTTGTTTCGACGCGGCCAGAATGATGGAGATTACCCTGGATAAGCGCTCGAGCTACGAGTACCTGGGCATTCTGACCGGGGAAGGTATCCTATCGCCAACACAATCCACCAAAGCGTTTAAGGAGCTCGACAATCCATCCCATCCTGAGTTCGAGAAAAGCTCGCTTTGGTCGACGTACAATGCATGTACGGAGGCATTAAAGAGCACACCTCCTCAGTCGATGGTCCGCAACCACAGCAGGCTGCACGCGCTTACTGAAGACCTCTATCTGAATTAG